From the Anopheles stephensi strain Indian chromosome X, UCI_ANSTEP_V1.0, whole genome shotgun sequence genome, the window GGAACGGGCACAGTACGAGCACAACGTGGACAAGACGTTGGTGCAGCTGCAGTTCGTGCACGCACGCGATGGTACACCGTTCGGTGCGATCAACTGGTACGCGGTCCATCCTACCTCGATGAACAACACGAACCGGCTGGTATCGAGCGATAACGTTGGCCTGGCTGCGATAATGCTGGAGCAGGAGAGAAATCCTGGTTCGCTAGTTGGCAAGGGTGAGTTTGTCGGCGCGTTTGCGTCCAGCAATCTGGGCGATTCCTCACCGAACATCAACGGCCCGAAGTGTGAGAAGACGGGCCTACCGTGTGATGTACTGACCTCTTCGTGTCCATCTGGCGCTGGTGCATGCTTTGCGTCCGGACCCGGTCGTGACATGTTCGAAAGTACGCAAATTATCGCCGATCGGTTGTATCGGGCAGCGGCCGGGTTGCTTGGTACGGGAAAGTCTACCAAAGCACGTGAGGTGACCGGTCCGGTTGGGTTCATGCATCAGTACATAGACATGACAACGGCAGAAACGGTCGCCTTCGATCGGGCGTCACGTAGCTTGGTGCGTGTACGAGGCTGTTTGCCTGCAATGGGGTACAGCTTTGCCGCCGGCACTACAGACGGTCCGGGTGCGTTCGACTTCCAGCAAGGCACGATCACGGACAATGTGCTGTGGAATGCGGTCCGAGACTTTATTGCCGAACCGACGCAGGACGATAAGGATTGTCAGGCACCGAAGCCGATTCTGCTCGCGACCGGTCGTGCCCGCTTCCCGTACGATTGGCAGCCCAAAATCGTACCGACCCAGCTGCTGGTCGTCGGAGACTTTGCAATGACCGCTGTACCGGGCGAGTTCACGACGATGGCCGGTCGTCGGCTGCGTACGACAGTTGCCCGTGCCTCAGTAGCGGCCGGTGGACGTGATCTGCAGGTTGTGGTGGCAGGCCTGTCCAACATGTACACGAGCTACATCACCACACCGGAAGAGTACGAAATTCAGCGTTACGAAGGTGCATCTACGCTTTACGGACCGCACACCCTGACGCTGTATCTGGAGCAGTACAAAAAGTTGGTCGGTGCGCTCGTACGCAACGAGTCTCTGCCGGCTGGTCCAACGCCACCGTACGAGGACGACAAACAGATTTCACTTACGACCGGCGTCATCTTCGATTCGCATCCGCTCGGCAAAGAGTTTGGTGATGTGAAGGTACAGCCGGAACCGGTTTACGAGCGTGGTGCGACCGCTAGTGCCGTATTTATTGCGGGCAATCCGCGCAACAATCTAATGCACGACAAAAGCTTCTTTACGgtcgaacagcagcagctggacgGCAACTGGACTGTCATCGCTACCGATGCGAACTGGGAGACGAAGTAAGGAAGAGTCGGGACAGGTGACATGAGATGCGATTATGGATACATAAtgcttgtttttctctccgtTCTAGGTTCCGTTGGGAACGCACCTCCACCATACTGGGCTTTAGTGATATCGAGTTTAGCTGGACGATTGGGCCAAACACACCGGAAGGAATGTACCGTATGCGACATTTTGGCTATTACCGATACATCCTCGGCGGAGTCTATCCGTACGTGGGCATTACAAACACGTTCAACGTAAACTAGGGGATCTCATGAGGCGATGGAGGTTCCACTGTGCAGCCATACTAGCATTGAATTCGTTGTATCGAAACAAACATTTGAATGTAGAATTACAAAACGTATGGAGAAGACCCAGTGATGTCTTTTTGTCTCGGGACGTTAAGACCGTGGCAAACGTACAGTATGAACGAGTGAGAGAGGTAGAGTGAGAtgcaaatgaagaagaaaaaaaaacattccattgCTATCTTGTAACCAAATAGACTAGTCACTGGATATTCGCGCTTAGTTAGAAATTATTTTTCGATTACGAATTTTATATTAAACCAATACCTATTCCAAAATCTATTCGCtggctcgtgtttttttttaccgtttttgtgtttgattCTGAGTTGCAAAACCGAAAGGAGCCTTTTTCACATGAAAACCTGTCTACAAAGCTCGAACAGTTCTAAAAAAGCTTGCAAAGAAAGAGCTTTCTGTCAAAAAGCTGGAAGGAAAGCTTTGGATGAAAACTAGACATTTTCTTATCCAGATTCTTGCTATTCCAGCCGGTGAAGACAAATTGTCATGGTGAGGCTTTTATTGTACATAAGCTGCGCCTGAATGTTCAACTCAGTAGATCTCAGCCTGCTATTAATGAACTCTTTTTTATCTCTGACATTTCCTATCTTCTAACACCAGGAGGTTGTAATGGTGTAGATCTACCATTTGTGGCCAGTGACGGATCAAACCCTTGAAGAATCTAggtggaatggaaaataaGAGTCTCTACTACATCCAATCTGCTGACCACCATCATGGCCCTTCGAGATTATGTTGGTCTTGCAACCTCCAGGAAGTTCGCCCGGGTCTCGGGTTGCATAAAAAGGTTTGTAATACCATCTCTCTTCAGTGCAGTATATTGTCTGGTTTTATGATCGCTGTAAGGAGCTAGTCCTTACCAAAGATCCAATGTCCGAAGATTTGTCCTATGCTTTCCCATGGTCTTTTTCGGTGGCCCAAATATGTTTGGTTTTGTActgaggttttttttacggAGTCTCAGAGCTCAACCAGAGTTCGGTCAGAGAAGAGCTATTGAACCTGAATGGAAAAGACACTCACGAGTACCTGTAATAGTGAGGCCAAAAATCCATGAAAAGAGTTTGACACACCTGCGCACTGATGCTGATGCTCCAAATAATATTCTTCCCAATCGTTCTTTACTATGTGGAACATTGGATTGATAGAGCCAACTTTTACTTATCTTGATTGCGAAATTGCGATTTGTGTATTCAACGGCAGAAAAATTCTAAGAAGAAGTTCTAAAAAAATGATGGTGCAAATAAAACTCCACATGTGAGCCATTATTTGTACAATGAacggaagaaaacaacaaccaagaAGACCACCTACCTACTTCATCGATATGAAAAATCATAACACCGCTAGATAACAACGCTATCCATATCCCGAGTAGATTTTATCGTCCTTTTGCTCCAACCGAACCGATTCGATTGCCCGGGCACCGCTCAGTCTCACAGGTCCCACTGGGTGATTGATAGGTTACAGTTTATTGGGCCTTTCCGCTCTGTCGCCACTGCCGCAAATCGGAGGGATCGGGTGTGTGGGTGTATGACGTTGTCTCCAAACAGTGTTGAAATATACGCGACAAAGCCATAATCTCTCCCGCCGCTATGTAAATCGGATAAAGCGAGATGCAAAGCAGCTGTGCGAGACCTCTCATGCCCAAACTCCAAAACAGCGGCAAAGAGGAAAACACCAGagatgaaattgaaaaattgGCGGTTAAGGTtgacgcaacaacaacaacaatgaaaaaaggggtttttccTTCGGGTGACCCTTCGCGCCACTGGTGCCTAAAACACACAACCAACTGCCAATAAAAACGCAATATCCCTGCCACGCGCGCAACAAGCGCAAAGGGGTGGGCCCGAAATTTGCACAACCGCAACAATTGGCTTAATTTTTAATAGCCCTAATACTAATAGGTATTTGGAGCGAAGTTATGCGAAGGGTTCCCCTTTTCTGATAGAGCACAGACGACCTGGCATACCCAAACACACAGAGTGTGCGCCATTTCGCCATTAAGGGCAGAATCGTTCAATTCAATCAACGTTGGGTGTACTGCTGTCGTTGCGCAAGGTTGTGATAAATGATGGTTTAATTTACTACTTATGGCTTCTACCCCTGCATCTAAAAATATAGACGAGTACTGCTCCGGTTAGAAGCAGCCGACGCCTACTACGAAGAATGGCAACAAAATTAATGACAATAACAATTTAATTATCCGCTCGCCTCCAGACCTTGTTAAACTGTACCAAGAACACAATGACAGGtgtaacaacagcaaaaaatctGCGATATCTATATTCTAAGAATCTTTCCAGCAAGCGACAGCCAGGTACGGTGCAGGACACCGCTCAAGACCTGTCATTACTAGTGAAGATCTCACCATTACCACACTGTCGGTGCGCTAATGTACAATTAAAGTAGTAAGCTTCTGAAGTAAACGTGTCGAAGAATAGGATATCGTTAAGATAGCGCGCAAagatgtgttggtgtgtacCGTGCACCCGTGATTGATAAGGGCGAGGGTCTAAGCTGAGAGCACCGATAGGCAAGAGAAGCTGCTCCAGCTGTCTCACGAGTACTGCTCCAGTTGGCTG encodes:
- the LOC118502597 gene encoding neutral ceramidase, whose amino-acid sequence is MERLQRHPRWSSTASTKCGLMSRWLFLGMLLALTIGMASAYKVGVGRADCTGPSVEITFMGYAQVTQRGTGIHLRQYARSFIIEDETGTRVVFVSVDAGMMGHAIKRDVLAVLQKKYGELYTHENVVISGSHTHSTPGGFLMYLLYDLTTLGFVPETFNALVHGIAQSVIRAHNNMVDAKIYVSETEVLDANINRSPSAYENNPEEERAQYEHNVDKTLVQLQFVHARDGTPFGAINWYAVHPTSMNNTNRLVSSDNVGLAAIMLEQERNPGSLVGKGEFVGAFASSNLGDSSPNINGPKCEKTGLPCDVLTSSCPSGAGACFASGPGRDMFESTQIIADRLYRAAAGLLGTGKSTKAREVTGPVGFMHQYIDMTTAETVAFDRASRSLVRVRGCLPAMGYSFAAGTTDGPGAFDFQQGTITDNVLWNAVRDFIAEPTQDDKDCQAPKPILLATGRARFPYDWQPKIVPTQLLVVGDFAMTAVPGEFTTMAGRRLRTTVARASVAAGGRDLQVVVAGLSNMYTSYITTPEEYEIQRYEGASTLYGPHTLTLYLEQYKKLVGALVRNESLPAGPTPPYEDDKQISLTTGVIFDSHPLGKEFGDVKVQPEPVYERGATASAVFIAGNPRNNLMHDKSFFTVEQQQLDGNWTVIATDANWETKFRWERTSTILGFSDIEFSWTIGPNTPEGMYRMRHFGYYRYILGGVYPYVGITNTFNVN